The genomic DNA ttaaaaaaatatttcatatcttcaatgttTTACTTCGGAAAGGTTTCATCAATTAAATGTATCcacaaatatatattttaaatataaatggacacaaataaatacttatgttggatgaaaagtactatttttatttcaaaattataacaaacaaAGATAATAAAATGacataaaacttagtttacatgtgtttctcaacccgcgggccaacccaagcccgtcgcgggccgacccgcgcggtcgcgggccgacccgcgcggtcgcgggcctaggcgggccGGCCCATGgcgggcttgggttgataaagttCCAACCCaatccgcttaaattgtttggcggggcggaTTAACCCGACGGgcctaacccaaattgacggctctaaacACAGGCAAAATCTGACTTTGTCAAAAGGGCAACTTGGATGTGTGATACTCATTCTATTCCCAGATTTTATAGTAGCCTTGTTGTCCTATAAATTGATGGTGTTGCAGAGAGAGCCTTCTCATTATCACTTCGATTTCATTACTCTTGGTGCGAAAAAGAGCTCGATGGTGTGAATCTGATGAACAAGATCCCCTATGCAAATGggtctgacccttcttttatactCCTCGCTCCCTTTGGTGGGTCATCATTGAAGCGATAGGATTAGATGGTAACAAAACACCGCCGAGAGCTCTTTGCGGTTGTTGTTGCGATTGCATTATTTTTTGCACTTTTGCGATGATGGGTAGATCTAGGTCCTTTTGCATTAAAGTGATGGTGATAAGTTTTCCAGCCTCCTCCATCTCTTCTTGGACTTTTACTGCATATTATTCTGACTGTACTTTTttcatcacctaacaaactcCGACAATGATGTCACCTTATGATCATGGAGATTGTGAGAGATAGTATATAAAAAGGAATTCTCTTCGTTGAAAAAATACACATCATCTAGATCTAGAATTTATAATCATGTGTATCCATTAATGTTCTTCATTTTAGTCGTCGAAGATTATATTGGCTTGAGCATAGAAGGTTtttataagaaattttttttctgatATTTTATCATTAACATTTTATTAAATCGTCTGAATGTTGATaggatataaaaaaaatcaacttaTGAGAGAGATCTTCTCTTCATCAATGATCACGTCATCAGTATCAGTACCCCACCTCTTCATCTCTCAGATCACTACTGAAGGGTAGAAACTTACATTCCGACAAAGTAGTTCGGCCCTTGACCGTTTATAAGATGTTTAAATAGATTCACGTCGAGTGTTATTTGGTTCGACTCGAGCTAACGATAGCACATCATGATAGAGATTGACTACGCTACGTCACAGCCGTGGACTGGTCGTCCCGTGGAAACGATCTCCTTTCCGATTTGGGATCCCGTGACTTATTCCAGCCACCAAACTCCCGATTTGACGAGACAAAAAAGAGAAACAACAGGAGCCGATGGATTTCTTCTGGGACCCTACGTTATACATGATGAGTAAAACAACGCTAACTTTTCGCGCTCGGTGACTGCTTGGAGACAGGCGAACGGACGACCGCTCTTCTAGGGTCTCCACTGCCTTCCGCAGTTTCACTGTCCACATCGCCGTCGGAGATATCAAAGCGCTTGGTTTCCGCCGAAGCGAGAGAGGCAGAGGGCGAGCGGAGGAATCAAAATCTGGGGGCGGATCTTTCTTCGAGCCTCTCCTTTTATCTTCGATGGCGCGCGCTTCAAATCTCCATTCCACTCTCCTCCTCCTCTGAGATCGTCGAACATCGCCTCGTTCCCCTCTGTGTCCCCCTTTCCTTATCCCGTCGTCGATTGGACGAATGGCCAACGCGCTGGGGCTCACATCGCCGCCGGTGCACTTCTTCCGGGGTAAAAAGATGGCTCTTTGGGACCTCTCCAGACCCATCCAATGGACGCCGCTTAGGTGCCGGGCCGCAGCCGAGGCTGGGGTCGAGTCCCGCGTTCCCGAATCTGCCTCGCCTAGGTCGATGCCCCCAAGGTAGTATATCTTCTTTTCACTGCGTTGGTGCTTGTAGAGTTGAAGTATCTTTATATTGATTCGGTTTCTAGCTTCACGGGCACCCTTTCGACATTACAAAAATGGTTCTTCCTTTAGGTTTCCACAGCTGCCTTGAAAAATTAGGAATCGAGGGGGCATAAATGTTTAATTGCATATGAAATGAAGTTGCAAACTCATTACTTATGATGAGATTTGTTATGTAAATAACGATTCTGAAAATGTTCTTTGAAAATTATCATAAATTTAGTTTCAAGGTATATATGGACAATTCTCCAACCAATGGCTTGTGGTTGGGCTAGTAGCTTCCCTAACTGCAAAGTTTATAACTATCTCCTGGAATGGCAACAACTGTTTTAGTATGAACTGTCAATGCGTGCCTGAAAATTACCATGTTTATAGGctaaatagaaacaaaaaaagGTTGATAAATGAACACTGCAGGGTTGTTGGAATGGGTTCAAAACTTGTTGGATGTGGATCAGCTGTCCCTAAGCTTATTGTTTCCAATGCTGATCTTGCACAAATTGTTGACACCTCAGATGAATGGATTTCTGTTCGGACAGGGATTCACAACAGACGAATTCTTTCAGGTAATCAAACAGTTAGTAAATTATGTTAATGTATCTCtacatttatgatttttttatgtGTAATTTTACTCTTCTATACATTAGTTTTTTGTGTAAAAAGAATTAACATTTGGAGAAgtcattatattatattttggCTCTCCACCAGTGTCAAAAGAAGATCAAATTATCAATACACTTAACAATCAACCACTTTTCCCTTGAAAATTATGTTtacatcatctgatgcaattgaAACTGATATAATAGTCTTTTTTCTGTTTCCATTGTCATAATTCACCTCTTTGCTAGCGTGTGTGATGATGAATTTCTTGACAGGAAATGAAACATTGGGTAGCTTGGCTGTGGAGGCAGCAAATGGGGCTCTTGAAATGGCTCAAGTAAATGCTAGAGAAGTTGATCTTATCATTATGTGTTCGTCCACTCCTGATGATCTTTTTGGATCTGGTGGCCAGGTTTACCAGTTGTTTTATAATGGTTCTCCCAAATTTTCTTCATTTAGACAGAATTGGATCTCAATACCTTTGGCTTGGATTGTCTCGATGTCTGTTTTAGTGCATTTGATTTTGCCATAGAGGTGCACTTTAAGTCACCCTATGTATCGTTTTTATGTGACTGTCTTGAAAACACCAAATATCAATTCCACCAACTTGCTATCCCTAACGGTTAGACACCAGGATACAGCCCCCCATGTCAAGAAGGGATCAATTCCTCATGttgatcttgaaaaagaaaaaaacatatACCTATTGGATTTTTACCTACTGATAAATGTCAACTTCTATGggaattcatatatcatagatcAGGATGATTGATTTTCTTGCATGTGTGGTGATACTATGAGATATCAAGAGACGTCATACAATCTTGAATTCTACCATGCTAATACCTGCTGAAAGTTTCATATTATGATAAAAGTTTGCATGATTGTCTCACAGTTATCTTGTATTATAAATTCATtcgttcatatatatatatatatatatatatattatttttcttgCCATTTTCTCAATCAAGAATATATTTGCTCATTTTTGTGGTTTCTCTTCTGTTCATAAAATTGTACACAGTCTttcaaacccgtgaccttttggtcacaaagcaacaattttaccgttgcTCCAAAGCTCCCCTTCTCTTCTATTCAtacctttttaaaaatattttcagtgcAGGCTTTTTGTTTAACATGCTGCAAATATTAATTTAACTCCTCAAGTTATAAATATCAATTCTGTTTTCTATTTATATCTCATCTTGGTTGATGTTTAGATAACATGCTTCTTTACTCAATAACATGCTTATTTACTCCTGTTCAGATTCAGAGAGACTTGGGGTGTAAAGATGCATGGACCTTTGACATAACAGCTGCATGTAGTGGGTTTGTTGTGGGCTTAATCACTGCTACCCGCTTCATTAAAGGTCTGCCTCtttattttatatcatatctACTTTGAATCACCATTGCTTGTAGGGCTGACTATTCCGCTTATGCTGCAGGTGGCGGGTTTAAGAATATCCTGGTAATTGGTGCAGATGCTCTCTCTCGATATGTGGACTGGACAGACCGAGGCACCTGCATACTTTTTGGTGATGCTGCTGGTGCTTTGTTAGTCCAGGTTGTTAATACCATTATAAGAAACCTAATTGCAGTATTGTCTTGTGTTTTCTATGAGATATCAATGTGTGTATTGGAGTATAACAGAATTTACACATCTAAAATAGAAGACAAAGCAAATTCGATAGAACATAGGCTTTTCTTTGTACTCCCAAGTCTAACGCTCCTTAGTAGTTCTATCTCTTTCTTGCATAATTCTTAATCCAACT from Zingiber officinale cultivar Zhangliang chromosome 4A, Zo_v1.1, whole genome shotgun sequence includes the following:
- the LOC121970446 gene encoding 3-oxoacyl-[acyl-carrier-protein] synthase III, chloroplastic-like, with product MANALGLTSPPVHFFRGKKMALWDLSRPIQWTPLRCRAAAEAGVESRVPESASPRSMPPRVVGMGSKLVGCGSAVPKLIVSNADLAQIVDTSDEWISVRTGIHNRRILSGNETLGSLAVEAANGALEMAQVNAREVDLIIMCSSTPDDLFGSGGQIQRDLGCKDAWTFDITAACSGFVVGLITATRFIKGGGFKNILVIGADALSRYVDWTDRGTCILFGDAAGALLVQACSSDEDGLLGFDVHSDGHGQRQLTVLARDERMEITSSMNGAPLFPPKKKSFSCIEMNGKEVFRFVVRCVPQSIEAALDEAGIPTSSIDWLLLHQANQRIIDAVSTRLDIPSDKVISNLANYGNTSAASIPLALDEAVRSGKVQPGNTIATAGFGAGLTWGSAIVRWK